Proteins found in one Gigantopelta aegis isolate Gae_Host chromosome 12, Gae_host_genome, whole genome shotgun sequence genomic segment:
- the LOC121386852 gene encoding AP2/ERF domain-containing protein PFD0985w-like produces MKLVNTLLLLIFGASIVPVSDSRAILRKGRERKSRSTSNVLSIGDDGSIANSQHENSLYKLTGKLHALGKFTDSNAIKKDGSGSSNVGKNRTNHGVPFTEVNVHQDGGRKDTSNNTDDENVTDATQDPSSDGGKNNTNHAVPFTEISGHHGDDRKDNGNNAGGRTLTAATQDDNPNGGRNNMNHVVPFTGAFVHHSDDSKDNSNNADGRNVTAAIEEDNSDTSNGGKNKMNSAVPFIDAFVHHGDDRKDNSNNTDGRTVTAAIEEDNSDTSNDEKNKINHGIPFIDVFVHHGDDRKENGNNTDGRTVTAATQDDNSDTSNDGKNDMNNAVHFTGTIVQQSDDRKDNGNNTDRRIVTVATQDDNSDTSNDGKNDMNNAVHFTGTIVQQSDDRKDNGNNTDRRIVTVATQDDSSDSSNDGNNKINNGVPFTGAFVQHDDDHKNNGNNADRRTVTDTIQGYNSDSSNGEKNTINLVVPFTDANVDHGDDYKDNGNNADGRTVTAATQDDNNSSNGEKNMNNGAPFIGANVDQGDDRKANGNNTLGRNATAEIFNNHINDDDDDSANNDGSNNIVTSIIAGDENADASDAGDGFRNEISVNIQKHHDDDISSDDDDDDDEKTDGDYVNASDVTVDDVHGDSDQDGDDSDEEKKKDNNDNNVDDDDNKKVDNDRNGDDSDEEKNNDNNDKNIDDDNKKVDSDLNGDDSDEEKNNDNNDKNIDDDDTKKVDSYRNGDDNDEKNYNDNNVDDDDNKKVDSYRDGDDSDEENNNDNNDNNVDDDDNKKVDSDLNGDDSNEEKNNDNNVDDDDNKKVDSGRNGDDSDEEKNNDNNDNNVDDDDKKVDSDLNGDDSDEEKNNDNNDNNVDDDDNKKVDSDLNGDDSDEEKNNDNNVDDDDNKKVDSDLNGDDSDEEKNNDNNVDDDDNKKVDSDLNGDDSDEEKNNDNNDNNVDDDDNKKVDFDRDGDDSDEENENDNNDNNVDDGDNKKVDSYRDGDDSDEEKNTDNNDYNVDDDDNKKVDSSQNGDDSDEKKNNDNNVGDDDNKKVDSDLNGDDSDEEKNNDNNDNNVDDDDNKKVDSGQNGDDSDEEKNNDNNVDDDDNKVDSDLNGDDSDEENNNNDNSVDDDDDDKKVDSDLNGDDSDEEKNNDNNDNNVDDDDNKKVDSSQNGDDSDEEKNNDNNVDDDDNKKVDSDLNGDDSDEEKNNDNNDNNVDDDDNKKVDSGQNGDDSDEEKNNDNNDNNVDDDDNKNVDSDLNGDDSDEEKNNNDNNVDDDDKKVDRDLNGDDSDEEKNNDNNDNNVDDDDNKKVDSGQNGDDGDEEKNNDNNVDDDDNKKVDSDLNGDDSDEEKNNNDNNVDDDDKKVDSDLNGDDSDEEKNNDNNDNNVDDDDDNNKKVDSSRNGDDSDEEKNNDNNDNNVDDDDNKKVDSDLNGDDSDEEKNNDNNDNNVVDDDDNNKKVDSYRDGDDSDEEKNNNDNNDNNVDDDENKKVDSGRNGDDSDEEKNNDNNVDDDNKKVDSDLNGDDSDEEKNNDNNVDDDDNKKVDSYRDGDDSDEEKNDNNVDDDDNKKVDFDRDGDDSDEENDNDNDDNNVDDGDNKKVDSDRDGVDSDEENDNNNNVDDDDNKKVGSDRDGVDSDEENNNDNNDNNVDDDDNKKVDSDRDGVDSDEENNDNNVDDDDNKKVDSDRDGDDIDVEKNNDNNVDDDDNKKVDSYRNGDDSDEENNNNDNNVDDDDNKKADSDRDDDDVDDDDDDGNKDNSNRDVDNRPYANNGDKKTIDNNRKDDDNVGDNGDDSDEKRVANDNDHDNVSDINNVVTGQKTNDDGVGDDNDDHDNVNDISNVVNDEKTNDRDDDDNDNNDDVNVINNVVTVEKTNDRDDDNNDENQNKNEDNDDDDDDDNDHDDSDNDDQKRNDDDIDNNNDNGKSGHGGDDDDDADGISDTHRDINESNGEDREEDDDGDDGGDDNINDSRGNINNDYKNNDDDGGGDNNKDNSDADVDDDSAKAGEKTMSTDVKRNSTDNDTDDDGRSDNDNNANTDSDTDVDGHSNNKNTDTDEDGQSDNKNNANTDNDTDDDGHSDNDNNANTDSDTDVDGHSNNKNNANTDNDTDDGGHSDIENNANSDNDTDDDGHSNNGNNTNTNNDTDDDGHSDIESKANTDNSTDKVHDDDVNTTNDHGDGHYDKNNDTLNGNDNNNNNINDDDNDNDNNTMVDDDDNKGFENETSQQEALSGARESKQEDDLNIDDIRNITETNGEKDTATAQLPAIIGKVSAGTVDQTPIGSDVTGRRDLTDEHRMDDMSVKVDDSDVRTLIGSKSKRHDDDSGTKLNNGLHDSDTKLKNRSHDADTKLKNGLHDSDTKLKNGSHDADTKLKNGFHDSDTKLKNGSHDADTKLKNGFHDSDTKLKNGLHDSDTKLKNGSEKQNHESKGTRAFNQNNTMNADDDQKNNSRVNEIANNTASGLHIISKDEKDGILMNSSGLPPPDVGRSSYKQDDSGQTNI; encoded by the exons atgAAACTTGTCAACACTCTATTATTGCTGATTTTtg GGGCGTCCATTGTTCCTGTGTCTGACAGCAGAGCCATTTTGAGAAAGGGCAGAGAACGGAAATCTCGATCCACCAGCAATGTCTTGTCTATTGGTGACGATGGTAGTATTGCCAACAGTCAACATGAGAATTCACTTTACAAACTGACGGGAAAACTGCACGCCCTGGGGAAATTCACTGACAGCAATGCGATAAAAAAAGATGGCTCTGGTTCTAGTAATGTCGGGAAGAACAGAACGAACCACGGGGTTCCTTTTACTGAAGTCAATGTCCATCAAGATGGTGGCCGTAAAGATACTAGTAATAATACAGATGATGAAAATGTTACTGACGCAACACAAGACCCTAGCTCTGATGGTGGGAAGAATAACACGAACCATGCTGTTCCTTTTACTGAAATCTCTGGCCATCACGGTGACGATCGTAAAGATAATGGCAATAACGCAGGTGGCAGAACTTTGACTGCTGCAACACAAGACGATAACCCTAATGGTGGGAGGAATAACATGAACCATGTTGTTCCCTTTACTGGTGCCTTTGTCCATCATAGTGACGACAGTAAAGATAATAGTAACAACGCTGATGGTAGGAATGTGACTGCTGCAATAGAAGAAGATAACTCTGATACTAGTAACGGTGGGAAGAATAAAATGAACTCTGCTGTTCCTTTTATTGACGCCTTTGTCCATCATGGTGACGATCGTAaagataatagtaataatacagaTGGTAGAACTGTGACTGCTGCAATAGAAGAAGATAACTCAGATACGAGTAATGatgaaaagaataaaataaaccacGGTATTCCTTTTATTGACGTCTTTGTCCATCATGGTGACGATCGTAAAGAGAATGGTAATAATACAGATGGTAGAACTGTGACTGCTGCAACACAAGACGATAACTCTGATACTAGTAATGATGGGAAGAATGACATGAACAATGCTGTTCATTTTACTGGTACCATTGTCCAGCAGAGTGATGACCGTAAGGACAATGGTAATAACACAGATAGGAGAATTGTGACTGTTGCAACACAAGACGACAACTCTGATACTAGTAATGATGGGAAGAATGACATGAACAATGCTGTTCATTTTACTGGTACCATTGTTCAGCAGAGTGACGACAGGAAAGATAATGGCAATAACACAGATAGGAGAATTGTGACTGTTGCAACTCAAGACGATAGCTCTGATTCTAGTAATGAcggaaataataaaattaacaatggGGTTCCTTTTACTGGTGCCTTTGTTCAGCACGATGATGACCATAAAAATAATGGCAATAACGCAGATAGGAGAACTGTTACTGATACAATTCAAGGCTATAACTCTGATTCTAGTAATGGCGAGAAAAATACAATTAACCTTGTTGTTCCTTTTACTGATGCCAACGTCGATCATGGTGACGACTATAAAGACAATGGTAATAACGCAGATGGTAGAACTGTGACTGCTGCAACACAAGACGATAACAATTCTAGTAATGGTGAGAAGAATATGAACAATGGGGCTCCTTTTATTGGTGCCAATGTCGATCAAGGTGACGACAGGAAAGCGAATGGTAATAACACTCTTGGACGAAATGCGACTGCTGAAATctttaataatcatattaatgatgacgacgatgattcAGCTAATAACGATGGTAGCAACAACATTGTCACATCTATTATTGCTGGTGATGAAAATGCGGATGCCAGTGATGCTGGTGATGGCTTTAGAAACGAAATCAGTGTAAATATTCAGAAACATCACGATGATGACATCAGttcagatgatgatgatgatgatgatgaaaaaacAGATGGTGATTATGTCAATGCATCTGATGTCACTGTTGATGATGTGCATGGTGATAGTGATCAGGATGGTGATGACAGCGATGAGGAAAAGAAAAaggataataatgataacaatgttgatgacgatgataataaGAAAGTTGATAATGATAGGAATGGTGATGATAGCGATGAGGAAAAGAACAATGATAATAACGATAaaaatattgatgatgataataagaAAGTTGATAGTGATCTGAATGGTGATGATAGCGATGAGGAAAAgaacaatgataataatgataaaaatattgatgatgatgatactaagAAAGTTGATAGTTATCGGAATGGTGATGATAACGATGAGAAAAAttataatgataacaatgttgatgacgatgataataaGAAAGTTGATAGTTATCGGGAtggtgatgatagtgatgaggaaaataataatgataataatgataacaatgttgatgacgatgataataaGAAAGTTGATAGTGATCTGAATGGTGATGATAGCAATGAGGAAAagaataatgataacaatgttgatgatgatgataataagaAAGTTGATAGTGGTCGGAATGGTGATGATAGCGATGAGGAAAAgaacaatgataataatgataacaatgttgatgacgatgataaAAAAGTTGATAGTGATCTGAATGGTGATGATAGCGATGAGGAAAAgaacaatgataataatgataacaatgttgatgacgatgataataaGAAAGTTGATAGTGATCTGAATGGTGATGATAGCGATGAGGAAAAGAACAATGATAACAAtgttgatgacgatgataataaGAAAGTTGATAGTGATCTGAATGGAGATGATAGCGATGAGGAAAAGAACAATGATAACAAtgttgatgacgatgataataaGAAAGTTGATAGTGATCTGAATGGTGATGATAGCGATGAGGAAAAgaacaatgataataatgataacaatgttgatgacgatgataataaAAAAGTTGATTTTGATCGGGATGGTGATGACAGCGATGaggaaaatgaaaatgataataatgataacaatgttgATGACGGTGATAACAAGAAAGTTGATAGTTATCGGGAtggtgatgatagtgatgagGAAAAGAACACTGATAATAATGATTACAAtgttgatgacgatgataataaGAAAGTTGATAGTAGTCAGAATGGTGATGACAGCGATGAGAAAAAGAACAATGATAACAATGTTGGTGACGATGATAATAAGAAAGTTGATAGTGATCTGAATGGTGATGATAGCGATGAGGAAAAgaacaatgataataatgataacaatgttgatgacgatgataataaGAAAGTTGATAGTGGTCAGAATGGTGATGACAGCGATGAGGAAAAGAACAATGATAacaatgttgatgatgatgataataaagtTGATAGTGATCTGAATGGTGATGATAGCGATgaggaaaataataataatgataacagtgttgatgatgatgatgatgataagaaAGTTGATAGTGATCTGAATGGTGATGATAGCGATGAGGAAAAgaacaatgataataatgataacaatgttgatgacgatgataataaGAAAGTTGATAGTAGTCAGAATGGTGATGATAGCGATGAGGAAAAGAACAATGATAACAAtgttgatgacgatgataataaGAAAGTTGATAGTGATCTGAATGGTGATGATAGCGATGAGGAAAAgaacaatgataataatgataacaatgttgatgacgatgataataaGAAAGTTGATAGTGGTCAGAATGGTGATGACAGCGATGAGGAAAAgaacaatgataataatgataacaatgttgatgacgatgataataaGAACGTTGATAGTGATCTGAATGGTGATGATAGCGATGAGGAAaagaataataatgataacaatgttgatgatgatgataagaaAGTTGATCGTGATCTGAATGGTGATGATAGCGATGAGGAAAAgaacaatgataataatgataacaatgttgatgacgatgataataaGAAAGTTGATAGTGGTCAGAATGGTGATGACGGCGATGAGGAAAAGAACAATGATAacaatgttgatgatgatgataataagaAAGTTGATAGTGATCTGAATGGTGATGATAGCGATGAGGAAaagaataataatgataacaatgttgatgatgatgataagaaAGTTGATAGTGATCTGAATGGTGATGATAGCGATGAGGAAAAgaacaatgataataatgataacaatgttgatgatgatgatgataataataagaaaGTTGATAGTAGTCGGAATGGTGATGATAGCGATGAGGAAAAgaacaatgataataatgataacaatgttgatgacgatgataataaGAAAGTTGATAGTGATCTGAATGGTGATGACAGCGATGAGGAAAAgaacaatgataataatgataacaatgttgttgatgatgatgataataataagaaaGTTGATAGTTATCGGGAtggtgatgatagtgatgaggaaaagaataataatgataataatgataacaatgttgATGACGATGAAAATAAGAAAGTTGATAGTGGTCGGAATGGTGATGACAGCGATGAGGAAAAGAACAATGATAacaatgttgatgatgataataagaAAGTTGATAGTGATCTGAATGGTGATGATAGCGATGAGGAAAagaataatgataacaatgttgatgacgatgataataaGAAAGTTGATAGTTATCGGGATGGTGATGATAGCGATGAGGAAAAGAATGATAACAAtgttgatgacgatgataataaAAAAGTTGATTTTGATCGGGATGGCGATGACAGCGATGAGgaaaatgataatgataatgatgataacaaTGTTGATGACGGTGATAATAAGAAAGTTGATAGTGATCGGGATGGTGTTGATAGTGATGAggaaaatgataataataataatgttgacGACGATGATAATAAGAAAGTTGGTAGTGATCGGGATGGTGTTGACAGCGATGaggaaaataataatgataataatgataacaatgttgACGACGATGATAATAAGAAAGTTGATAGTGATCGGGATGGTGTTGACAGCGATGAGgaaaataatgataacaatgttgatgatgatgataataagaAAGTTGATAGTGATCGGGATGGTGATGATATAGATGTGGAAAAGAACAATGATAacaatgttgatgatgatgataataagaAAGTTGATAGTTATCGGAATGGTGATGATAGCGATgaggaaaataataataatgataacaatgttgatgacgatgataataaGAAAGCTGATAGTGAtcgagatgatgatgatgttgatgatgatgatgatgatggcaatAAGGACAATAGTAATCGGGATGTTGATAATAGGCCTTATGCTAACAATGGTGATAAGAAAACTATTGATAATAACAGAAAAGATGATGACAATGTTGGTGATAACGGTGATGACAGTGACGAGAAGAGAGTTGCTAATGATAATGATCATGATAATGTCAGTGATATTAACAACGTTGTCACTGGTCAGAAAActaatgatgatggtgttggcgatgataatgatgatcatGATAACGTCAATGATATTAGCAACGTTGTCAATGATGAGAAAACTAATGATcgtgatgacgatgataatgataataatgatgatgtcaATGTTATTAACAACGTTGTCACTGTTGAGAAAACTAATGATCGTGATGACGATAATAATGATGAGAATCAGAATAAAAAtgaagataatgatgatgatgatgatgatgataatgatcatGATGATTCTGATAATGACGATCAGAAGagaaatgatgatgatattgacaataacaATGATAATGGAAAGAGTGGTCatggtggtgatgacgatgatgatgccGACGGCATTAGTGATACCCATCGGGATATCAATGAGAGTAATGGTGAAGATcgcgaagaagatgatgatggtgacgatGGTGGTGATGACAACATTAATGATAGTCGTGGGAATATCAATAATGATTATAagaataatgatgatgatggtggtggtgataataaTAAAGACAATAGTGATGCTGACGTTGATGATGACAGTGCCAAAGCTGGAGAGAAAACAATGAGCACAGACGTTAAAAGAAACAGCACCGACAATGATACAGATGATGATGGTCGTAgtgataatgataacaatgctaATACTGACAGTGATACAGATGTTGATGgtcatagtaataataaaaacactgaTACAGATGAAGATGGTCAGagtgataataaaaacaatgctAATACTGACAATGATACAGATGATGATGGTCATAgtgataatgataacaatgctaATACTGACAGTGATACAGATGTTGATGgtcatagtaataataaaaacaatgctAATACTGACAATGATACAGATGATGGTGGTCATAGTGATATCGAAAACAATGCTAATAGTGACAATGATACAGATGACGATGGTCATAGTAATAATGGAAACAATACTAATACCAACAATGATACAGATGACGATGGTCATAGTGATATCGAAAGCAAAGCTAATACTGATAATAGCACGGATAAAGTTCATGACGATGACGTTAATACTACAAATGATCATGGCGATGGACATTATGATAAGAACAATGATACACTTAATggtaatgacaataataataataatataaatgatgatgataatgataatgataataatacaatgGTTGACGATGACGATAACAAAGGATTTGAAAACGAGACGTCACAACAAGAAGCACTTAGTGGAGCTCGGGAATCGAAGCAGGAAGATGATTTAAACATAGATGATATCAGaaatataacagaaacaaaCGGTGAAAAAGACACTGCGACAGCTCAACTACCAGCAATTATAGGCAAAGTATCAGCAGGTACTGTAGACCAAACACCAATCGGAAGTGACGTCACCGGCAGACGTGACCTCACAGACGAACACCGCATGGATGATATGAGCGTCAAAGTTGATGACTCTGATGTACGAACTCTGATCGGTTCTAAGTCTAAACGCCATGACGACGATTCGGGTACGAAACTAAATAATGGACTCCATGATTCAGATACGAAACTAAAGAATAGATCCCATGATGCAGATACGAAACTAAAGAATGGACTCCATGATTCAGATACGAAACTAAAGAATGGATCCCATGATGCAGATACGAAACTAAAGAATGGATTCCATGATTCAGATACGAAACTAAAGAATGGATCCCATGATGCAGATACGAAACTAAAGAATGGATTCCATGATTCAGATACGAAACTAAAGAATGGACTCCATGATTCAGATACGAAACTAAAGAATGGatcagaaaaacaaaaccatgaGTCCAAAGGAACACGTGCGTTTAACCAGAACAACACGATGAACGCAGACGATGACCAGAAGAATAATAGTCGAGTTAACGAAATAGCAAACAACACTGCATCCGGATTGCACATCATTTCTAAGGACGAGAAGGATGGAATTCTAATGAATTCAAGTGGCCTCCCACCACCAGATGTAGGACGATCATCCTATAAACAGGATGATTCGGGACAgacaaatatttga